One Gadus morhua chromosome 13, gadMor3.0, whole genome shotgun sequence genomic window carries:
- the calcoco1b gene encoding calcium-binding and coiled-coil domain-containing protein 1b isoform X6 produces MGEPASVVFRNVGQTYFPETRVDCHYSVSSQHRWSSKDWVGLFQVGWSSVKNYHTYTWAPVPEGRSKGVHHNCCAVFQAFYLPRPGPAQYQFVYVNEGGFVWARSPPFTFCSPEPLDDLETVTEERDEEEGERDEEEEEMLLVIPKAQLLKSQLDDSLKGQQGMRLELELSQRGKDEETQRHETERAGWEQERAALQKEISELRADVGQSCDKLRRVEGRNKDVQETGDSLSTELTQLLLEKEEDEQRIRELEEDVQVLSDCGRETDTALERMKERVKKMCDQLKYEEEKRKAVQVEHQAALAAVRSLQERLEASERVGEGLRREMGELGLQRGASQGELHQTRLQAARLTLQLSEQELAFKEGQASWAQERDAYRKAAQVEQSKVAQLSREVQCREDWLGEERREREELEADLECNRATLGDAKREAQELRAQLRAMQKESEPQHAERQDLEGYVRHLEQRLGIPPRPDDGWLSPDGSETPESLGEEGDPQDRDNAPDAETQVGSLTLRSRKSDRWLRLNTSSAEVIPRETRRTTDH; encoded by the exons ATGGGGGAACCGGCCAGCGTGGTGTTCCGTAACGTGGGCCAGACGTACTTCCCTGAGACCAGGGTGGACTGCCACTACAGCGTCTCCTCCCAGCACCGCTGGAGCTCCAAGGACTGGGTCGGCCTCTTCCAG GTGGGCTGGTCCTCGGTGAAGAACTACCACACCTACACCTGGGCTCCGGTACCTGAGGGCCGCTCTAAAGGGGTCCATCACAACTGCTGCGCCGTCTTTCAGG CGTTCTACCTGCCCCGGCCTGGCCCCGCCCAGTACCAGTTCGTCTACGTGAACGAGGGCGGGTTCGTCTGGGCCCGCAGCCCTCCCTTCACCTTCTGCTCCCCGGAGCCGCTGGACGACCTGGAGACCGTGACGGAGGAGCGCgacgaggaggaaggagagcgcgacgaagaggaggaggagatgctcCTGGTCATCCCCAAGGCTCAGCTCCTCAAG AGCCAGCTGGACGACAGTCTGAAGGGCCAGCAGGGCATGaggctggagctggagctgtcCCAGAGAGGCAAGGACGAGGAGACGCAGAGACACGAGACGGAGCGGGCCGGGTGGGAGCAGGAGAGGGCGGCCTTGCAGAAGGAGATCTCTGAGCTCAGAGCGGACGTGGGCCAGAGCTGTGACAAgctgaggagggtggagggaaggAACAAG GACGTGCAGGAGACGGGAGACAGCCTGTCCACGGAGCTGACGCAGCTGCtgttggagaaggaggaggacgagcaGCGGATCAGAGAGCTGGAGGAAGACGTGCAGGTGCTCAGCGACTgtgggagggagacggacacCGCGCTGGAGAG GATGAAGGAGAGGGTGAAGAAGATGTGTGACCAGCTGAAGtacgaggaggagaagaggaaggccgTGCAG GTGGAGCACCAGGCGGCGCTGGCGGCGGTGCGCTCGCTGCAGGAGCGCCTGGAGGCCAGCGAGCGCGTGGGGGAGGGTCTCCGGCGGGAGATGGGGGAGCTGGGGCTCCAGCGGGGGGCCTCCCAGGGGGAGCTGCACCAGACGCGGCTGCAGGCGGCACGACTCACCCTGCAGCTCTCGGAGCAGGAGCTGGCCTTCAAGGAGGGCCAGGCCAGCTGGGCCCAGGAGAGGGACGCCTACCGCAAGGCCgcccag GTGGAGCAGAGTAAGGTGGCGCAGCTGAGCCGGGAGGTGCAGTGCCGGGAGGATTGGCTGGGGGAGgagcggagggagagggaggagctggaggcggaCCTGGAGTGCAACAGG gcaACGCTGGGCGATGCGAAGCGCGAGGCGCAGGAGCTGAGGGCCCAGCTGAGGGCCATGCAGAAGGAGAGCGAGCCGCAGcacgcagagagacag GACCTGGAAGGCTACGTGCGTCACCTGGAGCAGAGGCTGGGCATCCCCCCACGCC CCGACGACGGCTGGCTCAGTCCGGACGGGTCCGAAACGCCGGAGAGCcttggagaggagggggacccCCAGGATAGGGACAACGCTCCCGACGCAGAGACACAggtggg GAGTCTGACTCTGAGGTCGAGGAAGTCAGACCGCTGGCTGCGCCTTAACACCTCGTCTGCTGAGGTGATCCCCCGAGAGACCAGGAGAACCACTG ATCATTGA